The following coding sequences are from one Pelmatolapia mariae isolate MD_Pm_ZW linkage group LG4, Pm_UMD_F_2, whole genome shotgun sequence window:
- the hmox1a gene encoding heme oxygenase 1a → MDTMKSARKNETGEVGSDLSEQIKAATKDNHVRAENTQLMLSYQKGEITLVQYKVLLCSLYEIYRALEDELDRNASHPAVAPIYFPQELARVESLERDLEHFFGSEWRKRVIVPAATHRYGQRLRQIGRENPELLVAHAYTRYLGDLSGGQVLGKITQKSLGLSSKEGLSFFHFPGVSSPNRFKQLYRSRMNSIELTEKEKAAVLEEAVQAFELNIQVFDDLQKMLSVATETADQHKDRSPAAVLPSSPIVQFTVGLCVALATIGVGMYAL, encoded by the exons ATGGACACGATGAAGAGTGCGAGGAAAAATGAGACAGGAGAAGTCGGCAG CGATTTATCGGAGCAGATTAAAGCAGCCACTAAGGACAACCACGTGAGGGCTGAAAACACACAGCTGATGCTGAGTTACCAGAAGGGAGAGATCACGCTGGTTCAGTATAAG GTCCTGCTGTGCTCCCTCTACGAGATCTACAGGGCTCTGGAAGATGAGCTGGACAGGAATGCTTCCCATCCAGCCGTCGCACCAATTTACTTCCCTCAGGAGCTTGCCCGTGTGGAATCACTGGAAAGAGACCTGGAGCATTTTTTTGGCTCAGAGTGGAGGAAGAGAGTGATCGTCCCTGCAGCCACACACAGATACGGCCAGAGACTACGACAG ATCGGCAGAGAGAACCCAGAGCTTCTAGTGGCCCACGCCTACACTCGCTACCTCGGTGATCTCTCAGGGGGACAAGTGCTGGGAAAGATTACCCAGAAATCTCTTGGTCTGAGCAGTAAAGAGGGGCTTTCCTTCTTCCACTTCCCCGGCGTGAGCAGCCCCAACCGTTTCAAGCAGCTGTACAGGAGCCGGATGAACAGCATCGAGCTGACGGAGAAGGAGAAGGCCGCGGTGCTGGAGGAGGCCGTGCAGGCCTTTGAGCTGAACATACAG GTTTTTGATGACTTGCAGAAAATGCTGAGTGTTGCAACAGAAACTGCGGACCAGCACAAAGACAGATCCCCAGCGGCCGTCCTCCCGTCGTCACCCATCGTACAGTTCACCGTGGGACTGTGCGTTGCGCTGGCCACTATTGGAGTGGGAATGTATGCTTTGTAG